The nucleotide window CGGCGAGGCCAGCACCAGGAAGCGAAACTCGGTCGACGGCCGCACTGCCAGCGACGGCTCGTCGGCGAACATCACCGGCCGGATGTATATCGCACTGCCGGGCGAGCTCGGCACCTCGGCGGCGTCGGCGCTGATCAGCCGGGTCACCGCGTCGACGAACAGGCCCGGCGGCAACGGCGGCATCCCCATCCGGGTCGCACTACGGTCGAATCGGGTCGCGCAGTCGGCCGCTCGGAAGATCAACACTGTCCGCTGATCGGCCCGGAAAGCCTTCAGGCCTTCGAAAATCGCCTGTCCGTAGTGCATCACCATTGCCGCCGGTGACATCCGCAGATCGTCGAAGTCGAGCAGCTCGGTTCCCGACCAGACACCGTCGGCGTAGCGGGCGCTGATCACGTGCCGGCTGAACAAGGCGCCGAAGCCGAGCCGCCGTTCACCGTGCTCCGGTTCGGTGGTCTCCGGCGTGCGTGCTTCCTCGGTCTGGCTCATTTTCAGCACGTTACGCCGCGGGTTCGGCCGTGGCGTCATCAGCTGCGGTAGACGATCACCTTGTCGCCGACCTGCGCCTGGCTGAACAGGCTCTGGATGCCGGTCAGGTCTCGTACGTTGACACAGCCGTGGGATGCGCCGGCGTACCCGCGGGCGGCGAAGTCGGAGGAGTAGTGCACCGCCTGGCCGCCGGAGAAGAACATCGAGTACGGCATCTTCGAGTGGTAGATGGTCGAAGTCCAGTCCTTGGCCTTCCAGCCGACGCTGAACGCACCCTCGCGGGTCGGCGAGGTGTCGGCCCCGAACCGGACGTCGAAACGCAATTGAGGCTTGCCGTCGATCACCCAGACGAGCTGGTTCCTGGTCTTGTCGATGCACATCGCCCGACCGGTCAGGCAGCGTTGATCAAGTTCGCTCGTGCTGCCGCCGGATTGGGTCCTCGGATCGTTGCCGGACAGCTCGTCCTTGGTCGGTTCCTTCGTCATGCCGACCAGCCGATCCCAGGTCTTCTGGTCGACGTCACCGGTGGCCGGCAGGCGGCGCTTGTCCTGGAATCCCTTCACTGCTTGCGATGTGACTGACCCGTAGTAGCCGGTGATCTTCTCACTGAACCAGTCCAGCTGGGCCAGTCGTGCCTGCAGTTGTTTGATCTTGGTGCCGTTGTCGCCCTGTTTCATGATCGCCGGGCCGGCCGGTTCGATGTTGTACAGCTCGTTGTGACTGGGTTGCTGGGTCATCGCGGTCAGCTTGGCCCAGGTGACCTCGTCCACAACTCCCGTGGGGGACAAATCACGCTTGTCCTGGAACCCCTTCACCGCGGTCGCGGTCTGCGCACCGTAGTGCGGGGTGACGTCGCCGGAATACCAACCGACCTGCTTCAGCCGGGCCTGCAGTTCCCGGATCTGCTGCCCGTCGTCGCCGGTCCGGTAGATGATCTTGGCCGGCGCCGTGGTCTTCTTCGCGGCCGGTTTGTCCGTGTGCTTGCTGGACGGCTTGGTGGACGTCGTGGACTTGGGCTTCGCGGCCGGTTCGGCGGCCGAGGTCGTGGCTGTCGCCTTGGTCGAGGACGGGCTGCTGCTCGGTGCGGCACTGATGCCCGGAGGGCTGCTGCTGGCCGATGCCACCGGTTTGCCGGAGGAGGCTCCGGCTCCCGGCTTGGCCATGTCGGCCGGCAGCTGTCCGCAGCCGACCAGCACGACCGCGGCCAGGGCTCCGGTGATCGAGGTCACCGCGGCGGTCCGGATCGACCGCGGGCCCGTGCCGGACTTCGTGGTGAGTGCGGAATGCTGGGTGGCGCGGCGGCTCGTCCGCGGCCGGTTGTCGGCCACATCGACTCCTTGCGGGTGCTGGGGAACGCATCCGTCGTACGGTTTCGGGCGCGGCCCGGACACGTACGACGGCCTCAACCTACGGGCCAACCTGCCGGTGCGGCGCCACCGACACCAGCCCGTGCGTCGATCCGTTATCTGCTCGCAACCATCCGCTACTCGGCGCCACGAGCCTTCCCGCGCACCGTCGGTCCTCCCGCGCACGTTCCTACCTGCGCCGCAGCGTCGCCGGTGCGCGGGAGCGAGGGTGGCGAGCCGGTACGTTGGCGGGGTGCGGATCTGTGTCTTCTGCGGCTCGTCGACCGGCCGGATCCCGGCGTATGCACAGGCGGCCGCCGGGCTGGGTCGACTGTTGGCCGAGCGCGGCATCGGATTGGTCTACGGCGGCGCCACGGTCGGCACCATGGGCGTGATGGCCGACGCCGCGTTGGCCGCCGGCGGACAGGTGTACGGGGTGATCCCGGGGCAGCTGGTCGATCGGGAGATCGCCCACCGCAGCCTGACCGAGCTGTACGAGGTCGCCGACATGCATCAGCGCAAGGCAAAGATGGCCGAGCTGGCCGACGCGTTCATCGCTCTCCCCGGCGGCGCCGGCACGCTGGAGGAGCTCTTCGAGGTGTGGACCTGGGCCCAGCTCGGGCTGCACAACAAACCGATCGGGCTGCTCGACGTGGCCGGTTACTTCCAGCTGATGACGCCGCTGCTCGATCACATGGTGGCCGAGGGGTTCCTCAAGCCGCAATATCGCGAAGCGTTGCAGATCGATGCCGACCCAGAGTTGCTGTTGAAGCGACTGGCCGCGGTCGAACCGCCGCCGCCGAAATGGTCGGGCGCCGCAGCGTCGGCCGGCGACAAGGAACGCTGACCCCCGGCGAAGCTGATCATGAATTACGCCCTGGAGGACCAGAATCGGCGGATGCTGCGGGCCCGGGACGCGATGGATCGGACCTTCGCCGAGCAGCTCGACATCCCTGCCCTGGCAGGGATCGCGCATGTCTCCGAAGCGCACTTCATCCGTACGTTCTCGGCGACGTTCGGCGAAACACCGCATCGCTATCTGCAACGGCGTCGGGTCGAACGGGCGATGTTTCTGCTCCGCAACACCGACCTGTCGGTGACCGAGATCTGCTACCGAGTCGGTTTCTCCAGTCTGGGCACCTTCAGCCGGACCTTCACCGCGATCGTCGGCGAGCCTCCGTCCAGACATCGCGGCCGCGGCCCGATCCCGCCGATCCCCGGCTGCTTCGTGATGTCCTGGACCCGCCCCACCCGGCCGACTTGTCAGTAGCTGGTGTGGTTTGAGGAGCGTGCTGAACAATCCGCTCTGCTGCGCGACGAGCGCCTTGTTCAGCACCCTCCTAGCCAAACCACCGACTGACAAGTCGGCTGGAAGTGAGCAGTTTTGGATAAGCAGCGGCGGTCGGTCGAGCCCTAGATTCGACCTCATGTTGAACTCAGTGAGTCAGTCCCAGATCTTCGTCCTCGACCAGGACGAGGCCCTCGATTTCTACACCAACAAGCTCGGCCTGGAGGTCGGCACCGACTTCGACCTCGGCTTCATGCGCTGGCTGACCGTCCAGGTGCCCGGGCATCCGGAACGGCAGATCCTGCTGGAACGTCCCGGAGCCCCGGCGATGGACGAAGCCACCGCCGCGCAGGTACGAGACCTGCTCACCAAGGGAGTGATGGGCGGCTGGTTGATCTTCACCACCGACGACGCCTACGCCTGCTACGAGGACCTGAAGGCCAAGGGAGTCGAGCTCACCGACGGTCCGACCGAGCAGCCGTACGGGGTGGACTTCGGCCTGCGCGACCCGTTCGGCAACCGGATCCGGATCGGCACGATCAAGGTCTGGGCCAACGACCTGCCCGCTGACGCGTTTTCCCAGAACGCGAACTGACCTCGGCGAGTCCACCCGCCTCACAACGTCGGAGCGCGATCGGTGGGGTCGGAACTCCTCGCGCTCGGACCGCATGACAAGATCCCTGCACCAGTGACCTCGAACCGCCCGATCTCGGGCAGTCTGTGCTCACTGGCGCAGCATTCTTGTAATCCCAGCAGAGGGCGCCTTACGCGTGGCCATAGCTCCTGGGATTCGAGCCGGGCGGTCACCCGCGTCCACCGACACGGCGGGTGCCGGCTCACTCGGAGTTGATCATGCTGGTCCGCAGCCGGTGGTTGCCGAGCACCACCGGCGCGGCGGCGGCACAGATCCCGGCGGTGACCAGGAGGGCGCTGCCGGCGCCGAGCCGGGCGGCGATCAGGCCGTAGGCCAGGTTCATGATCACCATCGGCACCGCCTGCACGATGCCGAACAGGGATTGGAATCTGGCCGTCAACTCCGGCGGCGTCCAGACCAGGAACAGCGGGATCAGGTGACCGGTGAAGGTCGCCGTGCCGATGCCCATCAGCACCGACCCGGACACCGCGCACGGCAGCGTCGGCGCGACCGCGATCATGATCGCCCCGACTGCGGCGGCCAACGGCCCGATCATGATCATCCTCCGGCCCGGCGGTAGGCGCCCCAGCGGGCCATGATCACCGTCACCAGCAGCGAGCCGACGATCCAGGCACTCTCGATCCAACCGGCGGCGCGGACACCCCGGCCTTGTTCGCGGACCAGCAGCGGCACTCCGAGATAGATCACCGGCAGGACGCCGCCGGCCACCAGGGCCAGCGAGCCGAGCGCGGCGGGCATTCCGGCAGTCCGCCCGGCCTGCCGCAGGCCGTCCAGCACCTGACCGGCGGTGCCCTTGACCGCGGGGTGCTCACCCGAATCGGCGGCAAGCCGGATCGGCGGCCGGACCACGAGCAGCGCGACCATGATCACCAGGTAGCTGATCAGGTTTGCGCCCAGCGCACCGATCAGGCCGGCGGCCACCACCACCAGCGCACCCAGCCCCGGGCCGACGAGTCGCGCCACCTGCTGCACACCGCCGACCCGGGCCATCACCTTCGGCAGTCGCTCGGCCGGCACGAAGAGACGGACGAATCCGCCGGCCGCCGGCAGGTAGAAGGCGGAGATCGCACCGCCGAGCACGGACAGCCCGATGATCACCGGCAGTGTCGACTCGGTGCCGATCAAGATCGAAAGCGAGCTGATCAAGATCGTCGTCATGCACGCATCGCAGATGATCATGATCCGGCGGATCCCGTGCCGATCGGCGATCGCGCCGCCCAGCAACATCAGGATCGCCCGCGGCAGTGCACCGAGGGTCGCCACCAGACCGGCGATGCGAGCGCCGAACCCGGTCGCCTCCCAGTTGACGGCGAAGGCCAGCATGGTGCTGCCGAGGCCGGCCAGCGTGCTCGCGCCGACGTAGAGCCCGAAGCCGGCCGACCCGGACCGCCAACCCGCCCGGACGGCGTACTGCTGTCCGGTCATGATCAACTCGGCGTGCCCGCACCCGGGTCAGGCGACGAGTCACGGGTCGGATCGCCGGGTGCATCACCGGTGCCATCCAGCCGACGCGGCATCACCAGGGTGCTGAAACTGCCCTGATCGGCCGACCGCACCACGGCCGCCCGCCCGGGCGCGCCCTCGATCAGCACGTCCGGGCCGACGCTGCTCTGCAGCGCCGAAGCCAACAGGGCGGGCGAGAACGCCATCGGGTGCAAGGGGCCGGAGCAGTAGGCGGGCAACGTCCGGGTCTCCGGATCGTTCAGCCGTCCGATCCGAAGTTGATCTTGTTCCGGTTGGAGCACGACGGTGCTGGTCTGATCGGCCGCGATCAACGTCAGCAGGCGGACGCGATCGGTGATCACCCGGCTCCTGACGGCCTCCTCCGCCGTTCCGGTCAGCACCCGACGGTAGTCCGGGAAACGATCGTGGACGACGGCCACCTCGACCCGTTCCGGCTCTTGAAGTTGATCATGGTCGCTGATCATCAACGATCCGGCCCGACCGGTCAGCCGGACCCGGCGACGACGCATCAGCCAGTCGACGACGTCGGTCAGCGCCGCGGCGGGCACGGGCATCCGGCGAGGCGCCCCTTCCAGCTCGCTCAGCGGCAGGGTTCGAGCGGCCATCCGATAGCGGTCGGTCGCGGCCAGCGTCAATTCACCCTCACTCGCGTCGACCAACACACAGTCCAACGCCGCCTCGTCATGATCGGCGGCGGCGAACGGCGCCACCTGCCGGATCGCCCCGGCCAACTCGACCGCACCGACCACGAATGTCGTCGCCGAATCCGCCGCCTCGATCCCACGGCCGCGCAGGGCGCCGACGATCTCGTCCACCGCGGCCCGTGCGCGGTCGGCCCGTTCGGTCAGCCGTTCTGCGTGCGTACGCAGCAAGGCCTCGGCCTGGTCGGGCTCGGCCTCCAAGACCGCCCGCATGGTGGTCAGCGGCACGTCCAGTTCGCGCATCTGCCGGACCAGGACTGCCTGCTGGCGTTGGCCGTCGTCGTAGTAGCGGTAGCCGGTCCGGCCGTCCACGGTGGCCGGCGCGAGCAGCCCGGCGTCGTCGTAGAACCGCAGCGCGCTCGGCGTCAGCCCGACCGATCGGGCGAAGGCGCCGATGGTCAGCAGCGAGGTCTGGGTCACAAGATCATCCTGCGGCTTCGAGTTGGTCGAAGGTCAAGCGCCGCCGGGGTCCGCCCCGTACGCCGATAGCCGCACCAGTTACCGCAAGCCGCACCGGTTGCAACCGGTGCGGCTTGCGGTAAGTAGTGCGGCTGTGGGATTGGGGACTGGGTCGGGTCAGTCCTGACTGCTGCCCAGGGCTGCGGCCAGGTTGGGAGTCTTCAACGATCCGATCCCGGTGATGTCGTCATAACCGGTCCGGGTCTTCAGGGTGCCGCCCTGGTTCAGGGTGACCAGATAGAGGTTGCCCGACTTGGCACTGGTGTAGCTCAGTGCCTGCGGGGCGGCCGGAGTGACGATGTCGTGGAACGCGCCCGGATGTGCCTTCGCCTGCTGGTAGAGCGCCGGATTCGCGAAGCCGAGCTGCTGTCCGGTCCTCTGCTGGGTGATCGCCATCTTGGCCGCGACGATCGGGCTGGCCAGACTCGTACCACCCCAGGTCTGATACTCGAGGTCACCGGTGGCCAGCGTGCTGTCGTCGGTGATCGGCCGGATCGCGATCTGGAATCCGGTGTACGGATCGGCCAGGTCGGCCACGTCCGGGATCACCCGGGACGCCTTGTTTCCCTTACCTGACAGGGATGTCGGCACCACGCCCCGCTGATACTCGGGCTCGGCGATCACCGTACTGACGCCGCCGCCGGCACCGCCGCCGTAGGTGTCACCGGGCAGCGGCGAGCTGTATTTGCCGTTCACCACCTTGTCCAGCTGGTCACCCCAGCCGACCTCGGACTTGTAACCGCCGCGGGCGTTGATCGCCTCGCTGGTGCCGCCGACCGCGGTCACGTACGGCGAGGTGGCCGGCCAGTTCGCGGCGGGGTAACCAAGATCAACAGTGTCGTCACCGTCGTCGCCGCTGGAGAAGTAGAGACCGATGCCGGTGCCGGCAGCCTGGATGTGGATGTTCTGCTGGCCGCGGATGACGTCGTTGCCGACCGCCTCGCCGGTGTAGCCGTAGCTGTTGCTGACCAGGTCGGCCCGGCCGTGATCGAGGATCGCCGACAGGGCGATGTCCATCCCGCCGCCGCAGTTGAAGGCGCCGGAGTAGAGGATGTGAGCGTCCGGCGCGACCGAATGTGCCGACTGGACGTCGATGGTCTCCTCGGTCTGCCACCCGGACGGATAGCCGCAGAGCGCCTCGTCGGAGAAGTCGGCCGGCTTGGCACCGATCTGGGTGAACCGGCTCATCAGCGGTTCGTAGACCGCGCGCATGTAGTCGTTGGTGTCCTGCACGATCGTCGGTGAGGCGTACGCGTCCACGATGCCGACGGTGACGCCGCTGCCGTCATAGCCGGAGTTGATCAGTCGGTCCACGTTGCCGGCCGACCGCAGTTGGCTGGGCAGGTAGCCGCAGACGAAGGTCGGGAACTTGGTCCTGCCGTACGCGCTCGGCATCGTGGCCTTGTACTCGCCGTAGTAGGTCGAGCACTGGCTGGTGGTGGCGGCCTGGCTGCGCGGTGTCGCCTTGGCCGCGCCGCTGGTGGTCGCGCCGGAGCCCTGGACCCCGGTGCTGGAACGCTGGGCACCCGGTACGCCCTCGCCCTGGCGGACGCTGGAGGGCCGAGTCAGCTTGCTGCGCGCGTTGCCGAGACTGATGCCGAGCACCTTGCCGGCGACCGAAACGGGCAGCGTCGGCGCCTTGCTCGGTGCCGAGACGGTGGTGCCGTCGATCCGGTAGTTGTGCAGTGCCGTGCCGAAGGCGGCGTCGACCTCGTCGGCCGGGCCGCGGAAGACCACGTACTCGCGGCTCGCCGGGATCGCTGTGATGGTCATCCCGCTCTGCTTCAGATACTTCTTCACCGAGGCCAGGTCGGCCTTGGTCGGCGCGAACCGCTTGATCCACTGCGCCGGCGTCAGGTATTTGCCGTAGCTGGCGTTACCGGGCGTAGAGACCGCGGTAGCCAACCGCTGGGCGCCCACCTCGTCCTGCAGGTCGAGGTAGACCTCGCCTTCGACGGTGGTGTCGCTGCTGGCTCCGACGTCGTTGGCGGCGGAGACGAAGGCCGGCACGGAGCCGGGGAAGGACCGGCGAGCTCCTGGGTCGGCAGACGAGGTGGTGCTGGCGAGTCCGACCATCGCGACGCTGAGCGTCGTCATGCCTGCGATGGTCAGTCCGCGCTTCAACCGGGGGGAACGGCTGCGCATGATTTCCTTCCTGGTCCGGGTGGCTGGCGATCCGCTGGATTGCGGCCGATGGCCAGCAACTTAGGGACCTGAGCCGTTGCGTGGCGCAACCGGCAGTCGATTCGTACGCGACACGCTGACCGTTGCTGAGAATCTCTCAGGAACGGTACGAGGGTCTCCGAACCGACGCCACCGCGAGCATTGACAAACCGCGGCTGCAGTGATCGTCGGCCACTCCCCGCGGACGACCCAAACCCGCGTTGTCACGACTTCCGGCAGACGAACCGACACCCCCGGCCGCCCGAACCCGCGTTGTCGCGACTTTGAGCGGTGTCCTGGCCGCGGTCGAACGCCCGAACTCGTGTTGTCGCGACTTCCGGCGGTCGGTCCGGGCGGGGCAGGAGCTTGACTGCTGGGTGGGACTTTGGACCTAGAGTCGGCGGCATGGGGCAGGATCTGGACGGCACGGCAGCTCGGCAGCCCACCACCGCAGACCTGCGGGACCTTGCCGCCGGTCTGCCGGTCGAGCCGGTGCCGGCGGACTGCGAGCTCGCACGCCGGGCGGTCGGGCACTACTTCGCCGAACTCGACCGGCGATTCGAAGCCGGATTCGCCGCCGCCGAACAGTCGGCGCACGACGCCGAGGCGATGAGCCCGCCGGACGGCATCTTCCTCGTCGTGGTCGACGACGTTGAACCTGTCGCGTGCGGTGGACTGCAGACGATCGGACCCGGAATCGCCGAGATCAAACGGATGTGGGTGCACCCGGAATGGCGCGGTGCCGGCCTGGGGAGACGACTGCTGGCGGCGCTGGAACTGCGGGCGGTCGAACTCGGCCGGGACCGGATCCGGCTGGACACCAACGACACGCTGACCGAGGCGATCGCCATGTATCAGCGGGCCGGCTACCGGAAGGTCGATCGCTACAACGACAACCCGTACGCCCGGCTCTGGTTCGAGAAGGAACTCCGGCAGGAGTCGATCAGCGATCCAGTTGATCCATGATCAACTCGGCGGACGCGCACATGCCCGCGGCATTGGGATGGAAGCGGCTGCCGTCGTCGGCCGGCGGCCGGAAGCCGTTCACCCACGGTTCGGTGCTGCCGATGGCGTGATCACGACTGGGCTCGGACACCACCACGAGCTCGGCGCCGGACTGCTCGGCCGCGGCGGCGAACACGCCGACCAGTTGCTCGCCGATCCGATGCAGGAACCGCAACTCGTCCGGCTCGACCGGCAGCTGTGGCCCGACCACGGTGTCGGGACCGATCAAGATCGGATAATCCACCAACATGATCCGCGCTGCCGGCGCACGCTTCCGGGCGGCATCGACGACGCGCTCGAGACCGGCGATCGCGTTGTCGACGTCGGCTTCGGACGGCGGCTCGGCGGTCGAGCGTGGCAGTCGGCGCAGCACCGGTCCGAGCAGCCGGTTGCTCCGCAGCCGGCCGGCCGCAGACAGCCGCATCATCGAGCCGATGTAACCAAGATCATTTCCGCCGGCGGTGATCATGATCAACTCTGCGTCCGCCGGCAGCTCCGACAGCTGCGGCGGGTACTTCTTGATCAACATCCGCTGCGGGCTGTCCAGCAACGTCTCGGTGGTGGCGCCGGAGACGCTCAGGTCGACCAACTCGGTACCCAATCGACGGGCGACCAGCTGACCGTAGTTGTTGGCCGATCGTCCGGCCCACCGATCGCGGACCGGTGCGATGCCCGGCCCGGCGGCGAAGGAACTGCCCAGCAGGACCACCCGGTTGACGTCGCTCACGCCACCATCATGGTCGTCGGGTGACGATGTGGGACGCCAACCCGCTGGGATCGCCGGAGCTCGGCCATCCAGGTCGCACCGCGCTCCTTCGACAACCCGGCGGGCACTGTCGGTGCCGGGTGACAGGATGCCGGCATGCGGTATTCGATCAACATCCCCAACTTCGGCAACTTCGCCGACGCACGCGCCGTGCAGCGGGTTGCGGTCGCGGCCGAGCAGGCCGGCTGGGACGGCGTGTTCGTCTGGGACCACGTCGTGCACAACAAGGTGCAGCGTCGAGGCCAGCCGTTCGGCGATCCGTGGATGCTGCTGACCGCGGCAGCGCTGGCCACCAGCAAGATCAAACTCGGCACGTTGCTGACGCCGGTGGCTCGTCGCCGACCCGAGCAGCTGGCCCGTCAGGTGGCCACGCTGGACGCGATCAGCGCAGGCCGGGTGATCTTCGGCGCCGGTCTGGGCGCCCCGATCGAGGACGAGTTCGGCAGCTTCGGCGACACAACCGACGGCCGGGTGCTGGCGGAGCGGCTGGACGAGGGGCTGGAGCTGCTGGCTCGTTACTGGACCGGGCTGCGCGTTGATCATGACGGTCGGCATTATCGGGTACGGGAGGTGACGTTGCTGCCACCGACGGTGCAGCAGCCGCGGCCACCGATCTGGATCGGCGGCTATTGGCCGAACCGGCCGCCGATGCGGCGAGCTGCCCGCTGGGACGGCGTGGTGCCGTTGTTCGCCAGTGCCCAGCATGGCCAGGTCCCGGCGCTGGACGAGGTTCGTTCCATGATCAACTTCGTCCGGGAGCAGCGTGGCAACGTTCCCGACCCGTACGACATCGTGGTCGGCGGCACCACCGATCCCGGCTCCGCGGCCGAGATCATCGGCCCGTTCGCAGACTCCGGCGTCACCTGGTGGGACGAGCGGATGGTCCAGTCCGAGGACGGCTTCGACCGCCTCGCCCCGGTGCTGCGCCGGATCGACCAAGGCCCGCCAAACCTCTGAAACCCAACAACACAAGGGCCCCGAGCTTGCCGAGGTATCCCTGAGCTTGTCGAAGGGGCCTGAGCTAGTCGAAGAGCGCAAACTCGACCACCGCGACTATCCGCGACCCGCCAACAACTCGGCCAGCAAGATCGGCCGACGACCGGTGATCCGCTCGACGTCCGAGCTGACCGCCGCCAGCTCGCCGGCGGCGATCGCGGTGTAGGTGGACACCCAGGCGTCGTACTGCCAATCCGGTGCCGGCCAGCGTTTCCGCGAGGCGTAGGCCTCGGCCACGGTCTCGTCGTGGAAGCGCACCGGTCGTCCGGTCTGCTCGCCGATCGCTGCGGCGATCTCGGCCATGGTCAGCGCCTGCGGCCCGGTGAGGTCGTAGCTGACGTTGCGGTGTGCGGCCGGATCGGCCAGCACCTCGGTTGCCACCCCGGCAACGTCCGCGCGGGCGATCGCGGCCAGCCGACCGTCGCCGGCCGGTCCGCGGATCACCCCGTCCTCGCCGGCGAAACTCGGCAGCAGGTCGAGGTAGAAGTTGTCCCGCAGGAAGGTGTGGGTCAGACCGCGGGACCGGATGTGTTCCTCGGTGGCGTAGTGATCACGTCCGAAGGTGAAGGTGCAGTCGGCCGCCGCGCCGTAGAAGGAGGTGTAGATCAGCTGTTCGACACCCGCCTCGGACGCGGCGTCGATGAACGTACGGTGCTGATCCAGTCGGTCCGGCGCCTCGGTCGCCGACACCATGAACAGCACCCGCACACCATCGAGCGAGCGCAGCGCCAACGCCCGATCCGCGTACGAGGTCGGCACCGCCACCGCCCCATCCACCCTCGGCGCTCGGTCCGGCGTCCGGACCAGCAGCCGTTGCGCGATCCCGCGCTCGGCCAACCCGAGCGCAACCAGCCCGCCGACCGCCCCGGTCGAACCCGTGACCCCGATCTCCGGCAACGAACTCATCACCCTCCTCGCCCCGATCATGATCATCATCGAACCGGGCAGTCAACAGCAAGCCAGCATCCAGGTCCTGAGCCTGTTCGAAGGACCAGAAACTCAACCCCGCGGGCCCTGAGCAAAGCGCAAGGGCCAGAAACTCAACCCAGGGTCCTGAGCGAGGTGCAAAGGGCCAGAAACTCAACCCAGGGTCCTGAGCGAGGCGCAAGGGCCAGAAACTCAACCCAGCGTCCCGAGCACGCCGAAGGATTTCCAACCTCCGCCACTCTTCCTTCTGCTTCTCGTCGTCAAGCCACCGCCCAAGATCACTTACTGGCATTGGTGGGCTCC belongs to Microlunatus elymi and includes:
- a CDS encoding LLM class flavin-dependent oxidoreductase, translated to MRYSINIPNFGNFADARAVQRVAVAAEQAGWDGVFVWDHVVHNKVQRRGQPFGDPWMLLTAAALATSKIKLGTLLTPVARRRPEQLARQVATLDAISAGRVIFGAGLGAPIEDEFGSFGDTTDGRVLAERLDEGLELLARYWTGLRVDHDGRHYRVREVTLLPPTVQQPRPPIWIGGYWPNRPPMRRAARWDGVVPLFASAQHGQVPALDEVRSMINFVREQRGNVPDPYDIVVGGTTDPGSAAEIIGPFADSGVTWWDERMVQSEDGFDRLAPVLRRIDQGPPNL
- a CDS encoding SDR family oxidoreductase, coding for MSSLPEIGVTGSTGAVGGLVALGLAERGIAQRLLVRTPDRAPRVDGAVAVPTSYADRALALRSLDGVRVLFMVSATEAPDRLDQHRTFIDAASEAGVEQLIYTSFYGAAADCTFTFGRDHYATEEHIRSRGLTHTFLRDNFYLDLLPSFAGEDGVIRGPAGDGRLAAIARADVAGVATEVLADPAAHRNVSYDLTGPQALTMAEIAAAIGEQTGRPVRFHDETVAEAYASRKRWPAPDWQYDAWVSTYTAIAAGELAAVSSDVERITGRRPILLAELLAGRG